The Halococcus hamelinensis 100A6 nucleotide sequence CCCGGCACATATGCTTGCTGCTACAACCGTTACTCGTCCTTTGCTCTCCAATCAGAAGTACACCTCTCTAGGTTCTTGCTGGCATCTTCTCATTCTGATAAACTACACGGGGTCACTGATGGGGTGTCAGTAATCATGTGGCTACTGAGGGGTATGAGATGGGTTGTGTCCTTCTTCTCCCTCCCACAGCTCCGAGAGAGCCATGAAAGTGAGCGGAGATTGTCCAGTATCATAGATGATTTGTGTCTTGTAATAGTCCCCAGGGAGCGGTTGAAGAGTTGTCCGCCAAGCGATTTAATCGGTATTGCTCATTCGATAAGTCCATTTTCCCATCGACAGTATAAGATCTGAAGGCGAATTAGAAACATCGAACTCAGCAAGCCACTTGACACCACTACCTGTTGCTCGGGAGAATCGGTATCGTTCTCCTGTGATGTCCTCAGGCTCCATTGTGAACTGGATATTGAGGTTCTCCAAATTCACTAGAATCGTGCTGGCTGGTGCTTTTTCGACCGTTGCCATCACCGCATTACGGTAGGCAGTGTAAGTACCGCTTATCTCATCGATCGCCTCGAATATCTTTAGGGTGGGCACAGCACTCATCGGATCCTCGCCACAGATAATCGACAATACACCCTTTCCGATCGGGGCTACTGGCTGTCCACCCGTATTTAACGCCAGTGCAACTCCATGACCATGCTCTCGTGAGACGCACATATATCCTCCAGAGATACCGATTCCGCCTCGGTGAGCAACAAGCGTCTCATCCAGAAAATCGTCTATTTCCCAACCGTAGCCGTACCCACGCTGAGTGCCATCGACAGTCGGCAAGGCTGGAGACTGAAGACGACACATCTTCTCAATTAGATCCTTCGAGAGGATTCGGTTTCCTCTCAATACACCATCATTGAGAATACACTGTAGTAGCGAGCCGAGTTCAGTGACAGAACTAATCAGCCCGCCGGCTGCTCCGGCTCCCGGTTCGAGTGATTTGGAGGACAAGCCGTCGGCTGTTCTGAGATAGCCAGTCATCGCGTCGCAATCCGTTTCGAGTACTTCTGGGTCGAATACCGAGCGCTCCATATCGAGCGGCGCGAATACCTCCTCTTCGATATACTCAGTGTACGAACGCTCGGTGATCGTCTCGATGACTTCTGCCAGAAGGAAGTATCCACTGTTAGAATACATATAGCGGGATCGGTCGGTCAACCGTTGGTCCAGCGCTCCCTCAATATGCTCTATTCGACCGAGCTGCTGACCATCATCAAGGCTGTCGAAATGGGTGACAAAGTCCCGGGGAAGTCCGGACGAATGTGAGAGGAGTTCATGGATGGAAATGGGTTCTCCCGGAACTTCGTTCAGGAGCGGCACGTATTCGCTGGCATCGGCATCAAGAGAAAGGTCAGTTCGATCGACGAGCTGCAAAACCGCTGCGGCTGTGAATGGTTTCGTGAGGGAAGCGACTCCGAACAGCGTGTCTGGTGTTACTGGCTCCTCCAAATCGAGGTCACGAAACCCGA carries:
- a CDS encoding serine hydrolase — translated: MTHRCHGTADSKVEAIDSFLEEWLDREDIPGVSVSISDESTMLYESGIGFRDLDLEEPVTPDTLFGVASLTKPFTAAAVLQLVDRTDLSLDADASEYVPLLNEVPGEPISIHELLSHSSGLPRDFVTHFDSLDDGQQLGRIEHIEGALDQRLTDRSRYMYSNSGYFLLAEVIETITERSYTEYIEEEVFAPLDMERSVFDPEVLETDCDAMTGYLRTADGLSSKSLEPGAGAAGGLISSVTELGSLLQCILNDGVLRGNRILSKDLIEKMCRLQSPALPTVDGTQRGYGYGWEIDDFLDETLVAHRGGIGISGGYMCVSREHGHGVALALNTGGQPVAPIGKGVLSIICGEDPMSAVPTLKIFEAIDEISGTYTAYRNAVMATVEKAPASTILVNLENLNIQFTMEPEDITGERYRFSRATGSGVKWLAEFDVSNSPSDLILSMGKWTYRMSNTD